Proteins encoded by one window of Fusobacterium perfoetens:
- the rplF gene encoding 50S ribosomal protein L6: MSRIGKKPIVVPAGVTVTVEGNKATVKGPKGTLVKEFNKDITIRLEGNEIIVERPNDEIEMRALHGTTRALLHNMVVGVSEGFKKVLNLVGVGYRAAVQGKGLELSLGYSHPVKIDPVENITFAVEKNTTIIVEGIEKDVVGQVAANIRSKRAPEPYKGKGVKYADEVIRRKEGKKS, from the coding sequence ATGTCAAGAATAGGTAAGAAACCTATAGTGGTACCTGCTGGGGTTACAGTTACAGTAGAAGGAAACAAAGCTACTGTAAAAGGACCTAAAGGTACTTTAGTAAAAGAATTCAATAAAGATATAACAATTAGATTAGAAGGAAACGAAATCATCGTTGAAAGACCAAACGATGAAATTGAAATGAGAGCTTTACACGGAACTACAAGAGCTTTACTACACAACATGGTTGTTGGAGTAAGCGAAGGATTTAAAAAAGTTTTAAATCTAGTAGGGGTTGGATATAGAGCAGCAGTTCAAGGAAAAGGATTAGAATTATCTTTAGGATATTCACATCCAGTTAAAATAGATCCAGTTGAAAATATAACTTTCGCAGTAGAAAAAAATACAACTATAATAGTTGAAGGAATTGAAAAAGATGTAGTTGGACAAGTAGCAGCTAACATCAGATCAAAAAGAGCTCCAGAGCCTTATAAAGGAAAAGGAGTTAAATATGCTGATGAAGTTATCAGAAGAAAAGAAGGTAAGAAATCATAG
- the rplR gene encoding 50S ribosomal protein L18, with protein sequence MFKKVDRQAVRERKHLSIRNKISGTAERPRLSIYRSNTNMFAQLVDDVNGVTLVSASTIDKELKGTLANGGNIEAAKAVGKLLAERAVAKNIKEIVFDRSGYVYTGRVSALAEAARENGLSF encoded by the coding sequence TTGTTTAAGAAAGTAGATAGACAAGCTGTTAGAGAAAGAAAACACTTATCAATCAGAAACAAAATTTCTGGTACAGCAGAAAGACCAAGACTTTCTATATATAGATCAAACACTAACATGTTTGCTCAATTAGTAGATGACGTTAATGGAGTAACTTTAGTTTCTGCATCAACTATAGATAAAGAATTAAAAGGAACATTAGCAAACGGTGGAAACATAGAAGCAGCTAAAGCAGTAGGAAAATTATTAGCTGAAAGAGCTGTAGCAAAAAATATAAAAGAAATCGTATTCGATAGATCAGGATATGTATATACAGGAAGAGTATCTGCACTTGCTGAAGCAGCAAGAGAAAACGGATTAAGCTTCTAA
- the rpsE gene encoding 30S ribosomal protein S5 — protein MSKVIENREEKEFEEKLLKISRVSKTTKGGRTISFSVLAAVGNKEGKIGIGLGKANGVPDAIRKAVAAAKKNMINVSLKGRTIPHEIEGRWGATTIWMSPAYEGTGVISGSSCREILELVGVHNILTKIKGSKNKHNVARATIEGLRLLRTAEEVAALRGKTVKEILS, from the coding sequence TTGTCTAAGGTTATAGAAAATAGAGAAGAAAAAGAATTTGAAGAAAAACTATTAAAAATTTCTAGAGTTTCTAAGACAACTAAAGGGGGAAGAACAATATCTTTCTCAGTTCTAGCTGCTGTTGGAAACAAAGAAGGAAAAATAGGAATTGGATTAGGAAAAGCAAATGGTGTACCAGATGCTATAAGAAAGGCTGTAGCTGCTGCTAAGAAAAATATGATAAATGTTTCTCTTAAAGGTAGAACTATACCTCATGAAATAGAAGGAAGATGGGGAGCAACAACTATATGGATGTCACCTGCATATGAAGGAACTGGAGTTATTTCTGGATCTTCTTGTAGAGAAATCCTTGAATTAGTTGGAGTTCATAACATATTAACAAAAATCAAAGGTTCTAAAAATAAACATAACGTTGCTAGAGCAACTATTGAAGGTTTAAGATTATTAAGAACTGCTGAAGAAGTAGCAGCTTTAAGAGGAAAAACTGTTAAGGAAATCTTAAGCTAG
- the rpmD gene encoding 50S ribosomal protein L30: MAKVRIRLAKSIIGRKPNHIATVKSLGLKKMNSVVEHELTPEIKGKIALVSYLLDVEEVQ; the protein is encoded by the coding sequence ATGGCAAAGGTTAGAATAAGACTTGCAAAAAGTATAATAGGGAGAAAGCCTAACCATATAGCAACTGTAAAGTCGCTAGGGCTTAAGAAAATGAATAGTGTAGTAGAACACGAACTTACTCCTGAAATTAAAGGGAAAATAGCATTAGTTTCTTACTTACTAGATGTAGAGGAGGTGCAATAA
- the rplO gene encoding 50S ribosomal protein L15 codes for MKLNELQPSVPRKARKRVGRGESSGWGKTCGKGSNGQKSRSGAGLKPGFEGGQMPIIRRTPKRGFSNYPFKKEYAIINLDTLNRFEEGTVVTPEILLETGLVKKLYDGVKVLGNGALDKKVSVEAHKVSKSAQKAIEEKGGTVEIIEVKTFADVAKNNK; via the coding sequence ATGAAATTAAACGAATTACAACCTTCTGTACCTAGAAAAGCTAGAAAAAGAGTTGGAAGAGGAGAATCTTCAGGATGGGGAAAAACTTGTGGTAAAGGAAGCAACGGACAAAAATCAAGATCTGGAGCTGGATTAAAACCTGGTTTTGAAGGTGGGCAAATGCCTATCATCAGAAGAACTCCAAAAAGAGGATTCAGTAACTATCCATTCAAAAAAGAATATGCTATCATTAATTTAGATACATTAAATAGATTTGAAGAAGGAACAGTAGTAACTCCTGAAATCTTATTAGAAACTGGATTAGTTAAAAAATTATATGACGGAGTTAAAGTTTTAGGAAACGGAGCTTTAGATAAAAAAGTATCTGTAGAAGCTCACAAAGTTTCTAAATCTGCTCAAAAAGCTATTGAAGAAAAAGGTGGAACAGTAGAAATCATCGAAGTTAAAACTTTTGCTGATGTAGCAAAAAACAATAAATAG
- the secY gene encoding preprotein translocase subunit SecY produces MTLMESFNTKLRGIMKIPELKSRIVFTLLMFLVARVGTFIPAPGIDIDRLSAMTAQNDLLGFINMFSGGAFQRISIFALGIVPYINASIVFSLLAVIIPKIEEIQKEGESGRNRINQWTRYVTILIAVMQGIGVCVWLTSAGLVIEPGFRFMLVTITILTAGTVFLMWVGEQISVNGIGNGVSLLIFLNIISRGPSSVVQTIQLMKGSKFIIPVLAAVAIAAVLSVAGIVLFQLGQRKIPVHYVGKGFGVRGGVAQNSYIPLKLNTSGVMPVIFASVMMMIPSLLIRSLPATFPYRDYMMLLFDQKHPVYMVLYAGIIIFFSFFYTAIMFDPERVADNLKQGGGTIPGIRPGEETVEYLEGVVTRITWGGAIFLAAIAILPMAIFTALGLPVFFGGTGIIIVVGVALDTVQQIDAHLVMKEYKGFL; encoded by the coding sequence TTGACTTTAATGGAAAGCTTTAACACAAAGTTAAGAGGAATTATGAAAATTCCTGAGCTAAAATCAAGAATTGTTTTTACCTTGTTAATGTTCTTAGTTGCTAGAGTGGGGACTTTTATCCCTGCTCCGGGAATTGACATTGATAGATTATCAGCAATGACAGCTCAAAATGATCTTTTAGGTTTTATCAATATGTTTTCGGGTGGAGCTTTTCAAAGAATTTCTATTTTTGCCTTAGGTATTGTTCCATATATCAATGCTTCCATAGTATTTAGTTTACTTGCTGTTATTATTCCTAAGATTGAAGAGATTCAAAAAGAGGGAGAATCAGGAAGAAATAGAATAAATCAATGGACTAGATATGTAACAATACTTATTGCTGTTATGCAGGGAATAGGAGTTTGTGTATGGCTTACATCTGCAGGACTAGTTATAGAACCTGGTTTTAGATTTATGCTTGTAACTATCACAATACTTACAGCAGGAACTGTGTTCTTGATGTGGGTTGGAGAACAAATATCAGTTAATGGAATAGGAAATGGAGTTTCTTTATTAATATTTTTAAATATTATCTCAAGAGGACCTTCAAGTGTTGTTCAAACAATACAATTAATGAAGGGAAGTAAATTTATAATACCTGTTCTTGCTGCAGTAGCAATAGCAGCTGTATTATCAGTTGCAGGAATTGTATTATTCCAATTGGGACAAAGAAAAATACCAGTTCACTATGTTGGAAAAGGATTTGGTGTTAGAGGAGGAGTTGCTCAAAACTCATATATTCCTTTAAAACTAAATACTTCAGGGGTTATGCCAGTAATCTTTGCATCAGTAATGATGATGATACCTTCATTACTAATCAGATCGTTACCAGCAACATTCCCTTATAGAGATTATATGATGTTATTATTTGATCAAAAGCACCCTGTTTATATGGTTCTTTATGCAGGAATAATAATTTTCTTCTCATTCTTCTATACTGCTATAATGTTTGATCCAGAGAGAGTTGCAGATAACTTAAAACAAGGTGGGGGAACAATCCCTGGAATAAGACCTGGAGAAGAAACAGTTGAGTATTTAGAAGGTGTTGTTACAAGAATAACTTGGGGAGGAGCAATCTTCCTAGCAGCTATCGCTATCTTACCGATGGCAATATTTACAGCATTAGGACTTCCAGTTTTCTTCGGAGGAACAGGAATAATAATCGTTGTTGGAGTTGCTTTAGACACTGTACAACAAATCGATGCTCATTTAGTTATGAAAGAATATAAAGGATTTCTATAA
- the mnmA gene encoding tRNA 2-thiouridine(34) synthase MnmA — MENLELKAKFDEMLKYDEKNKNITVAVAMSGGVDSSVTAYLLQKQGYKIFGVTMKTTEEGIDEDARKVCDDLGIEHYILDISKEFKNKVVDYFVDEYLKGRTPNPCVVCNKYIKMGELIDFAIEKGADFMATGHYSNVEDGLLKIGEDLSKDQVYFLSQANKERVKKLMFPLGKLPKSEVRELGKYLGVRVYEKKDSQEICFVEDGKLEEFLFEATKGKIAKKGNFVDKNGKILGQHMGLGFYTVGQRKGLGISGTAPYYVINFNKEKNEIILGSNEDLFREYLIANEINLFKYNSLKEIDGMEFFAKTRSRDKFHLCKVDVLSNDEIKVNFIDEKVRAITPGQIVALYDNEHRVIVSGFIKN; from the coding sequence ATGGAGAATTTAGAATTAAAAGCAAAATTTGATGAGATGCTTAAGTATGATGAAAAAAATAAAAATATAACTGTGGCAGTAGCAATGAGTGGTGGAGTTGATAGTTCAGTAACAGCTTATCTACTTCAAAAGCAAGGATATAAAATTTTTGGTGTAACAATGAAAACTACTGAAGAAGGTATTGATGAAGATGCTAGAAAAGTATGTGATGATTTAGGGATAGAACATTATATATTAGATATTTCAAAGGAATTTAAAAATAAAGTAGTAGATTATTTTGTAGATGAATATCTGAAAGGAAGAACTCCTAATCCGTGTGTAGTATGTAATAAATACATAAAAATGGGAGAATTGATAGATTTTGCTATTGAAAAAGGTGCTGATTTTATGGCAACAGGTCATTATTCTAATGTAGAAGACGGACTTCTAAAAATAGGAGAGGATTTATCAAAAGATCAAGTATATTTTTTATCTCAAGCAAATAAAGAGAGAGTAAAAAAATTGATGTTTCCATTAGGAAAATTACCAAAATCAGAGGTAAGAGAGTTAGGAAAATATCTTGGTGTAAGAGTTTATGAGAAAAAGGATTCACAAGAGATATGTTTCGTAGAAGATGGAAAATTAGAAGAATTTCTATTTGAAGCAACAAAAGGAAAAATAGCTAAAAAAGGAAACTTTGTTGATAAGAATGGAAAAATTTTGGGGCAACATATGGGACTTGGATTTTATACTGTAGGTCAGAGAAAAGGGCTTGGAATATCAGGTACAGCTCCATATTATGTAATTAATTTTAACAAAGAAAAAAATGAGATTATTTTGGGAAGCAATGAAGATTTATTTAGAGAATATCTTATTGCAAATGAAATAAATCTTTTTAAATATAATAGTTTAAAAGAAATTGATGGAATGGAATTTTTTGCAAAGACAAGATCAAGAGATAAGTTTCATCTATGTAAAGTAGATGTTTTATCAAATGATGAAATAAAAGTTAATTTTATTGATGAGAAAGTAAGAGCAATAACTCCAGGTCAGATAGTGGCTCTTTATGATAATGAGCATAGAGTTATTGTAAGTGGATTTATAAAAAATTAA
- a CDS encoding 2-aminoethylphosphonate--pyruvate transaminase, whose protein sequence is MKEDLKEEKILLTTRIHSVNKKVRESLMEEISPFEKKFKNMTQDIRDRVVKIATMADEEYTMIPIQGSGTYAVESVIGTMIGEDEKVFVISNGLNGDRIGKICGRLKVNYTMYRGSKERAIDLESIENILKNNEDITHIAMAHCETSSGILNSLEAISELARKYKKSLILDATATFGGMEFDVAKYRVDFLIATPNECLEGIAGFAFVVARVELLMKRKEKAHSYSLDMYDQWEYIEKTNGLWRFTPPVQAVKAFSVALDKLEKEGGIKVREKRYNRNYNTLKNGMKKLGFDFLVPEESQSPFLLSFTLPKKIDYNFEKLYKELKEDGFIIDRDELIENHIFRIGVVGDIDSESIEKFLKNLKKIV, encoded by the coding sequence ATGAAAGAGGATTTAAAAGAGGAAAAAATTTTATTAACAACAAGAATACATAGTGTAAATAAAAAAGTAAGAGAAAGTTTAATGGAGGAGATTTCTCCCTTTGAAAAAAAATTTAAAAATATGACTCAAGATATAAGAGATAGAGTTGTAAAAATCGCTACAATGGCTGATGAAGAATATACAATGATTCCTATACAAGGAAGTGGAACTTATGCAGTTGAATCAGTTATAGGGACAATGATAGGGGAAGATGAGAAAGTTTTTGTAATTTCCAACGGGTTAAACGGAGATAGAATAGGAAAAATCTGTGGAAGATTAAAAGTAAATTATACAATGTATAGAGGAAGTAAAGAAAGAGCTATTGACTTAGAAAGCATAGAAAATATTTTAAAAAATAATGAAGATATAACTCATATAGCAATGGCTCATTGTGAAACTTCATCAGGGATATTAAATTCATTGGAAGCTATAAGTGAACTAGCTAGAAAATATAAAAAGTCTTTAATCCTAGATGCAACAGCAACATTTGGAGGAATGGAATTTGATGTTGCAAAATATAGAGTAGATTTTCTAATAGCCACTCCTAATGAATGTTTAGAGGGGATAGCAGGCTTTGCTTTTGTTGTAGCAAGAGTTGAATTATTAATGAAAAGAAAAGAGAAAGCACATTCTTATTCATTAGATATGTATGATCAATGGGAATATATAGAAAAAACAAACGGTTTATGGAGATTCACTCCTCCTGTTCAAGCAGTAAAAGCTTTTTCAGTGGCTTTGGACAAACTAGAAAAAGAGGGTGGAATAAAAGTAAGAGAAAAAAGATACAATAGAAATTATAATACTTTAAAGAATGGAATGAAAAAATTAGGTTTTGACTTTTTAGTTCCAGAAGAAAGTCAATCACCGTTTTTATTATCATTTACACTTCCTAAAAAAATAGATTATAATTTTGAAAAATTATATAAAGAATTAAAAGAAGATGGATTTATAATAGATAGAGATGAACTTATAGAAAATCATATTTTTAGAATCGGTGTAGTGGGAGATATAGATTCAGAATCTATAGAAAAATTTCTAAAAAATTTAAAAAAAATAGTTTAG
- a CDS encoding phosphate ABC transporter substrate-binding protein, with product MKKIIKKFLGFAMFSLTFITASAEEFKGQIMFNGSSSLAPVISKISTDFIEGYVTWDEVNPEFPKKNIAIYVSAGGSGAGVKSVIEGVSDFGMVARLVKDSEKAKIKDYKEFVVASDALTISVNRENPILKYQKDISSETLKKIFSGEYKYWSDVDSRLDKKEIVVVTRDFGGGAHEVFQKSVMGKTDVKADAIQAPSMGALATKIVENKYAIGYASFGMYNQNKDKIEAFAVDGVEPTVENILSNAYKIQRPLLFMKSGELTPQEKAFVDYVFSEKGMEAVSKSGYIPVK from the coding sequence ATGAAAAAGATTATTAAAAAGTTTTTAGGTTTTGCTATGTTCTCACTTACTTTTATCACAGCAAGTGCTGAGGAGTTTAAAGGACAGATAATGTTTAATGGATCATCATCATTAGCTCCAGTTATTTCAAAAATATCTACAGATTTTATAGAGGGATATGTAACTTGGGATGAGGTAAATCCAGAATTTCCTAAAAAAAATATAGCTATATATGTGTCTGCTGGTGGTTCTGGAGCAGGAGTTAAAAGTGTAATAGAGGGTGTAAGTGATTTTGGTATGGTTGCTAGACTTGTAAAGGATAGCGAAAAAGCTAAAATAAAAGATTACAAAGAATTTGTTGTAGCATCAGATGCTCTTACAATTTCAGTTAACAGAGAAAACCCTATATTAAAATATCAAAAAGATATATCTAGTGAAACTCTTAAAAAAATATTCTCTGGAGAATATAAATATTGGAGTGATGTAGACTCAAGACTTGATAAAAAAGAAATTGTTGTAGTTACTAGAGATTTTGGTGGAGGAGCTCATGAGGTTTTCCAAAAATCTGTAATGGGAAAAACAGATGTTAAAGCCGATGCTATTCAAGCACCATCAATGGGAGCTTTAGCAACTAAAATAGTTGAAAATAAATATGCTATTGGTTATGCTTCATTTGGAATGTATAATCAAAATAAAGATAAAATAGAAGCTTTTGCAGTTGATGGAGTAGAACCAACTGTTGAAAATATTTTATCTAATGCTTATAAAATTCAAAGACCTCTTTTATTTATGAAGAGTGGAGAATTAACACCACAAGAAAAAGCTTTTGTTGATTATGTATTCTCAGAAAAAGGAATGGAAGCAGTAAGTAAAAGTGGATATATTCCAGTTAAATAG
- the pstC gene encoding phosphate ABC transporter permease subunit PstC, with the protein MDWKKLDKFFECFTKGVTFFSFFILSFIIIFIVKESLSLFKEIGVIDFIFGKRWYPSSYSNPAMGIFNIILATIYISILSIVIAFPVGLGCSIFLSCVLKEKTKNILKPYIDILAGIPSVIYGFLGLIIVVKFFEILGRPSGESVLSGGIVLSIMVLPFMIDVCQETMTRIRKKYENSSKSLGISRWYMISELIVPASKKAMIVSIILGLGRALGETMAVMMVIGNAPIFPKLFGKAQTISSLIALEMGMAEVGSVHYSGLFASGLCLMIMILLINFSVEFIKNRYLGDEV; encoded by the coding sequence TTGGATTGGAAAAAATTAGATAAATTTTTTGAATGTTTTACAAAGGGAGTTACTTTTTTTTCATTTTTTATTTTGAGTTTTATAATAATCTTTATAGTAAAAGAGAGTTTGTCACTTTTTAAAGAGATTGGAGTTATTGATTTTATTTTTGGAAAAAGATGGTATCCTTCATCATATAGCAATCCAGCTATGGGAATATTTAATATAATTTTAGCAACAATTTATATTTCAATCTTAAGTATAGTGATTGCTTTTCCAGTAGGTTTAGGTTGCAGTATATTTTTGTCTTGTGTGCTCAAAGAAAAAACAAAAAATATTTTAAAGCCCTATATAGATATTTTAGCAGGAATACCGTCAGTTATTTATGGATTTTTGGGACTTATTATAGTTGTTAAATTTTTTGAAATATTGGGACGTCCTTCTGGAGAAAGTGTTTTATCAGGAGGAATAGTTTTGAGTATAATGGTTTTACCTTTTATGATAGATGTTTGTCAAGAAACTATGACAAGAATAAGAAAAAAATATGAAAATTCGTCAAAAAGTTTGGGGATTTCAAGATGGTATATGATAAGTGAATTGATAGTCCCTGCATCTAAAAAAGCGATGATTGTAAGTATAATTTTAGGGCTTGGTCGTGCTTTAGGCGAAACTATGGCTGTTATGATGGTGATAGGAAATGCTCCAATATTTCCAAAACTTTTTGGTAAGGCTCAGACAATTTCATCTCTTATAGCTCTTGAAATGGGAATGGCTGAGGTAGGAAGTGTTCATTACAGTGGTTTATTTGCATCAGGTCTTTGTCTTATGATAATGATACTTTTAATAAATTTTTCAGTGGAGTTTATTAAAAATAGATATTTAGGTGATGAAGTATGA
- a CDS encoding PstA family ABC transporter permease: protein MRKKETFYRGLTYISGALVFFLVGFLFLYIFFKGYKVINLNFLLDVPQGMVLGQEGGIAPAIIGSFLSTFIACGVAGFFGIFTSIYLVFYEKNQKKIKIIQSIIKCIGGIPSIVFGLFGYTLFTIYFGFGKSIISGGLTLGVMIFPVVEIRIEKSLREIDENILKASYSMGVSKFYTIYKIGIPYCLKEIMASILLGYNYAIGATAPIMFCMAVINSPIAFDIKKPAMSLSYHLYTLMTQGISMKMAYGTAFILLALIVVVTIIFQILLRKRDE from the coding sequence ATGAGAAAAAAAGAGACATTTTATAGAGGTTTAACTTATATAAGCGGAGCTTTAGTATTTTTTCTTGTTGGATTTTTATTTTTATATATTTTTTTCAAAGGTTACAAAGTTATAAATCTAAATTTTTTATTAGATGTTCCTCAAGGAATGGTTTTAGGACAAGAGGGTGGAATTGCCCCTGCAATAATAGGAAGTTTTTTATCAACTTTTATAGCTTGTGGAGTAGCTGGATTTTTTGGAATTTTTACAAGTATATATCTGGTTTTTTATGAAAAAAATCAAAAGAAAATAAAAATTATTCAAAGTATTATAAAATGTATTGGAGGAATTCCATCAATAGTTTTTGGATTATTTGGTTATACTCTTTTTACTATTTATTTTGGATTTGGGAAATCTATTATTTCTGGAGGCTTAACTTTGGGAGTAATGATATTTCCAGTTGTGGAGATAAGAATTGAAAAATCTCTAAGGGAGATAGATGAAAATATTTTAAAGGCATCTTATTCAATGGGAGTTTCAAAATTTTATACAATTTATAAAATAGGAATCCCATATTGTCTGAAAGAGATAATGGCAAGCATTCTACTTGGATATAATTATGCTATTGGGGCAACGGCTCCTATAATGTTTTGTATGGCTGTTATAAATTCTCCAATAGCTTTTGATATAAAAAAACCTGCAATGTCCTTGTCATATCATCTTTATACTCTTATGACCCAAGGAATTTCTATGAAGATGGCATATGGAACAGCTTTTATTTTATTAGCTTTGATTGTAGTAGTAACAATAATATTTCAAATTTTATTAAGGAAGAGAGATGAATAA
- the pstB gene encoding phosphate ABC transporter ATP-binding protein PstB: MNKMDKILEVKNFSVSYDDKKILKNINMYIDRNKITAIIGPSGCGKSTFLKSLNLMITEEKGAKTFGDIFFEGKNIKDFEVENLRKNIGLVFQTPTPFPFSIYKNMTYAPIYYGIKNKNQLDNLVKEKLKLAGLYDEIKDEINKSALSLSGGQQQRLCIARELTVEPEVLLLDEPCSALDIQNTIKIEEMLKNLSKNYTIIIVTHNLAQAKRIADKTAFFFDGELVEYEDTEKIFSNPRDEKTKKYINGIFG, encoded by the coding sequence ATGAATAAAATGGATAAAATTTTGGAAGTGAAAAATTTTTCAGTAAGTTATGATGATAAAAAAATTCTTAAAAATATTAATATGTATATAGATAGAAATAAAATAACTGCAATAATAGGTCCAAGTGGTTGTGGAAAATCAACTTTTTTAAAGAGTTTGAATCTGATGATAACCGAAGAAAAAGGAGCTAAAACTTTTGGAGATATATTTTTTGAGGGAAAAAATATAAAAGATTTTGAAGTTGAAAATTTAAGAAAAAATATTGGGTTAGTTTTTCAAACTCCTACACCATTTCCATTTTCTATTTATAAAAATATGACTTATGCTCCTATATATTATGGAATAAAAAATAAAAATCAATTGGATAATTTGGTAAAAGAAAAACTAAAACTTGCTGGACTTTATGATGAAATAAAAGATGAAATAAATAAATCAGCTCTCTCATTAAGCGGAGGACAACAACAAAGACTTTGTATAGCAAGGGAACTTACAGTTGAACCAGAAGTTTTACTTTTAGATGAGCCTTGTTCAGCTCTCGATATTCAAAATACAATAAAGATTGAAGAGATGCTAAAGAATTTATCTAAAAACTATACTATTATAATAGTAACTCACAATCTAGCACAAGCCAAAAGAATAGCAGATAAGACAGCTTTTTTCTTTGATGGAGAGTTGGTAGAATATGAAGATACAGAAAAAATATTTTCAAATCCTAGAGATGAAAAAACTAAAAAATATATAAATGGAATATTTGGATAA
- a CDS encoding alkaline phosphatase, whose protein sequence is MISRKKIMLMAMSLMAVSSFAQAKYVFYFIGDGMGAGQRQISEEYKKNVLKKDGKLLLNSLPATAITTTYSADTLITDSAAAGTALATGHKTNNGYIAKDTKGNNLKTLLEIAQDKGMSTGLVTTTRITHATPAVFASHNIDRDDENGIAEDYVKSNVDYFAGGGYRHFAAKGGELSSKRKDGRDLIKEFQDKGYKTFIGEKSTQDFEKWAPKAGEKAFAAFKASHMPYTVDDIQETLPTLKEMTAKGIDLLSQDKDGFFMMVEGGRIDHASHAQDAVGTIYDTLAFDDAIKTAYEFYEKHPQDTLIVVAADHETGGMGLGFGNNYFLKLDELKNVKVSIEDTLQKAYTGNRDEYFKYIAENMGLTTLTSDEKQKIEQAMDLEDKDKDASKNFGGYSPTSIAVAHIISERAGMQWTSYAHTAVQVPLATIGEGADKFVGFKDNTEVAKLIAESMGAKIK, encoded by the coding sequence ATGATAAGCAGAAAAAAAATAATGTTAATGGCAATGTCATTAATGGCAGTTTCAAGTTTTGCACAAGCAAAATATGTATTTTACTTTATAGGTGACGGAATGGGAGCTGGTCAAAGACAAATTTCAGAAGAGTACAAGAAAAATGTTTTGAAAAAAGATGGAAAACTTTTATTAAACTCTTTACCAGCAACAGCAATAACAACAACATACTCAGCAGATACATTAATCACAGACTCAGCAGCAGCAGGTACAGCTTTAGCAACAGGACATAAAACAAACAACGGATATATTGCAAAAGATACAAAAGGAAATAATTTAAAAACTTTACTTGAAATAGCTCAAGATAAAGGAATGTCAACAGGGCTTGTAACAACTACAAGAATAACTCACGCAACTCCAGCTGTTTTTGCATCTCATAATATAGACAGAGATGATGAAAATGGAATAGCAGAAGATTATGTAAAAAGTAACGTAGATTATTTTGCTGGTGGAGGATATAGACACTTTGCAGCTAAAGGTGGAGAACTTTCTAGTAAAAGAAAAGATGGAAGAGATTTAATAAAAGAATTTCAAGATAAAGGATATAAAACTTTTATAGGAGAAAAATCAACACAAGATTTTGAAAAATGGGCTCCAAAAGCTGGAGAAAAAGCTTTTGCAGCATTTAAAGCATCTCATATGCCATACACAGTAGATGATATTCAAGAAACTTTACCTACTTTAAAAGAAATGACAGCAAAAGGAATTGATTTATTATCTCAAGATAAAGATGGATTCTTTATGATGGTAGAGGGAGGAAGAATAGACCACGCATCTCATGCTCAAGACGCTGTTGGAACTATTTATGATACATTAGCTTTTGATGATGCTATAAAAACAGCTTATGAATTTTATGAAAAACACCCTCAAGATACATTAATAGTAGTAGCAGCTGACCATGAAACAGGTGGAATGGGACTTGGATTTGGAAATAACTATTTCTTAAAATTAGATGAATTAAAAAATGTAAAAGTTTCTATCGAAGATACTCTTCAAAAAGCATATACTGGAAACAGAGATGAATACTTTAAATATATAGCTGAAAATATGGGACTTACAACTTTAACTTCTGATGAAAAACAAAAAATAGAACAAGCAATGGATTTAGAAGATAAAGACAAAGATGCAAGTAAAAACTTTGGTGGATATAGCCCAACTTCTATAGCAGTGGCTCATATAATTTCTGAAAGAGCTGGAATGCAATGGACATCTTATGCTCATACAGCAGTTCAAGTACCTTTAGCAACTATTGGAGAGGGAGCAGACAAATTTGTAGGATTTAAAGATAATACAGAAGTTGCAAAACTTATTGCTGAAAGTATGGGAGCAAAAATAAAATAG